In a single window of the Anaerobaca lacustris genome:
- the dprA gene encoding DNA-processing protein DprA → MAFETSSVLFGIAAPEQSVRRDALPRLAHRTKGMGVIPENSTDIEKWIRLIRADGVGPVSFGRLIEFYGSVDAALGASAAGLARIEGIGPKTAERIVSTRDRFDACAELEQAEKLGVWIVHMADPRYPPLLKQIYDPPPVLYVKGTLGREDNLAIAIVGSRGPSIYGTEQASRLAHLLAASGFTIVSGLARGIDTAAHHGALAAEGRTIAVQGCGLANVFPPENARLFDLVSQSGACLSELPVQYEPLSENFPPRNRIIAGLSLGTIVVEAGLRSGALITARTALDSNREVMAVPGKVDSPLGKGPNQLIKQGAKLVESVEDVMEALGYVGEQLKDHTAQAAGKAAARAEAPLFETARLNLKGHEKCVYDSLGAEPLHTDQVIDQTDLPAGTVNATLMSLRLKGLIRQLPGNLFKRR, encoded by the coding sequence ATGGCGTTCGAGACGTCGAGCGTTTTGTTTGGCATCGCAGCGCCCGAGCAGTCGGTGCGTCGAGACGCGTTGCCCCGATTGGCACACAGAACGAAGGGGATGGGCGTGATTCCGGAGAATTCGACGGATATCGAGAAGTGGATCAGGCTGATCCGGGCCGACGGCGTCGGTCCGGTCTCGTTCGGCCGGCTGATCGAGTTCTATGGCTCGGTCGATGCGGCCCTGGGCGCCTCGGCCGCAGGGCTGGCCCGAATCGAAGGGATCGGGCCCAAGACGGCCGAGCGGATCGTTTCCACGCGCGACCGGTTCGACGCATGCGCCGAGTTGGAGCAGGCCGAGAAGCTCGGCGTCTGGATCGTCCACATGGCCGACCCGCGGTATCCGCCCCTGCTCAAACAGATCTACGATCCGCCCCCGGTGCTGTACGTCAAGGGGACGCTGGGCCGCGAGGACAACCTGGCCATCGCCATCGTGGGATCGAGGGGGCCCAGCATCTATGGGACCGAGCAGGCCTCGCGCCTGGCGCATCTTCTTGCGGCGTCAGGTTTTACCATCGTTTCCGGCCTGGCTCGGGGGATCGACACCGCCGCCCACCACGGTGCCCTGGCCGCCGAGGGCCGCACCATCGCGGTGCAGGGCTGCGGGCTGGCCAACGTCTTCCCGCCCGAGAACGCCAGGCTCTTCGATCTGGTCAGCCAAAGCGGCGCATGCCTCTCTGAGCTCCCCGTTCAGTACGAACCGCTGAGCGAGAACTTCCCCCCGCGAAACCGCATCATCGCCGGACTGTCGCTCGGGACGATCGTCGTCGAGGCGGGCCTGCGCAGCGGGGCATTGATCACAGCGCGGACGGCCCTGGACAGCAACCGCGAGGTCATGGCCGTGCCGGGCAAGGTCGATTCGCCCCTGGGCAAGGGGCCGAATCAGCTCATCAAACAGGGCGCCAAGCTCGTCGAGTCGGTCGAGGACGTGATGGAGGCCCTCGGCTACGTGGGCGAGCAGCTCAAGGACCACACGGCCCAGGCGGCCGGCAAGGCCGCGGCCAGGGCCGAGGCCCCCCTGTTCGAGACCGCCCGGCTCAACCTCAAAGGCCATGAGAAGTGCGTCTATGACTCGCTCGGCGCCGAGCCGCTGCACACCGACCAGGTCATCGACCAGACCGACCTGCCCGCCGGGACGGTCAACGCCACCCTGATGTCGCTCCGCCTCAAGGGGCTCATCCGGCAACTGCCCGGCAACCTCTTCAAACGCCGATAG
- a CDS encoding STAS domain-containing protein, with product MKTKTTVEISSEGRVAIVSFASASISDVEEITNASAAIRQYAQTYSPQEFVFDFSGVKFFSSQVLGLLLEARGHVKPYGGRVSICALDSQLQRVFRITNLDRIFTFHPDRQAALAAPSARDQ from the coding sequence ATGAAAACGAAGACGACGGTGGAAATCAGCAGCGAAGGTCGTGTCGCGATTGTCTCGTTCGCGAGCGCCTCGATCAGCGACGTCGAGGAGATCACGAATGCCTCGGCCGCAATCAGGCAGTACGCCCAGACGTATTCGCCGCAGGAGTTCGTGTTCGACTTCTCAGGCGTCAAGTTCTTCTCCTCGCAGGTCCTTGGCCTTCTGCTGGAGGCCCGTGGCCACGTGAAGCCGTACGGCGGCCGGGTGTCCATCTGTGCCCTGGATTCCCAGTTGCAGCGCGTCTTCCGGATCACCAACCTCGATCGAATCTTCACCTTCCACCCCGACCGGCAGGCCGCTCTCGCTGCTCCGTCCGCCCGGGATCAGTAG
- a CDS encoding S8 family serine peptidase, whose amino-acid sequence MRSYTRQTHPHCRTRQTIRKRRHCGPSRLVFLAMLPALAAAWGALDARPARAERLTVPSTAQAHAAYTAQLAADSEAQKAEAIEWALRQGAPIRCDNGQRVCELMALTDDRPLYYVTANLNAAISLQTDRVRDMLPWDLDGAGLAVGVWDAAGARQTHQEFQGLNGQSRIRIGNSFGTSAHSTHVAGTVGATGVVASATGMAPAVGVESYNWNNDTGTMSLRAARTPGQANAIYVSNHSYGILAGWEYHATSALSGHVGWHWWGGSMGPGFQENWFGRYSSVAATWDQLAHYHAYYLAFAAAGNDRADTPAVGDTVYYRAGGGWHEIVYSEQTCPAGDGEAKGGYDTISFAAVAKNIMTVGAVHKAVSQGVRSLAHAAMADFSSWGPTDDGRIKPDIVANGVAVYSTTDSSDDAYDAYSGTSMASPNAAGSAALLIQHYGRLFPGQFMRSSTLKGLILHTADDLGRPGPDYAYGWGLMNTKTAVETITRHAEDPRGDIILEGLFDWRGPNEHRRYFVAEAGEPIRVTLCWTDPPGASTTSPDDPTPRLVHDLDLRVIGPDGSTVYYPHILNPSEPAAPATTGDNNRDNVEQVCVLTPGEPGLYEVRVSHKGALRYDEQYYSLISDQPLFQGRPPKAEDVATFASPAQPATITLAADDDGHPNPPGALTYVLASLPKHGTLETADGNVIGQLMALPNHSNKVVYRAQAAFTGEDEFTFYVDDGGTAPSGGRSNIATAAIAVRNLVTVQYQVSASNDDAFGGEGYQLASGRHLWVGQYTVGMRFENIGIPRGSMIFAAHLQVYCGGRAKVRGAIHAEATGDAVDFGMNHPEIWERPRTEASVRWDWKGNEPTYHWYTSPDAAKVIQEVIDRPDFTSGNAIAVLYVGLESSGNGTYFHSWDQDPGEAPKLEIVFAPPAGGSPASSAASQTGQAPPTAQNMTLYASSGQPLTIQLDARDDGRPMPMRYTIASLPKHGTLSQGGAAIAEPATLAGSAGQVVYTPEAGFAGDDRFTFYADDGGSRPRGGTSNTATVTVLVREMVARRFQVAAPADDAFGAAGNPVVFSETLSIGKYGSALRFRNIDIPPDSEIVSARLLLCMDTAVISRAIEGRVTAEAVADARDFTGSNRRISALPTTVASVRWTWQPSNAWECGVFYPSPDIGPVIQEIVDRPDWMQGNALAILYLPAADYGQSVTFFACDDAHADRAARLEVIYAPPPDAEPLAPSSVGSPPVAHDMEVETPQNTAATIALRASDDGLPEQPGLLTYEIISLPERGTLEYPDGTPIAAPARLRAFGDEVVYRPPAGFAGVDRFTFRASDGGAAPTGGFSEPATVTVKVTRDGVPSPLGYWSFDENAGNVVHDSIGVRHGTVVGAQWTPGRSASALEFDGANDYVSLPANGTGWLPRNDFALALWVRFRQSNPPSVEMLLDLDYARDIIGVLTTRIKEPAGYALIRQSSQKIAFHMTGVDRSLDDLETTLSFSDGAWVHIVAVRNGSTQEIYVNGQLDGRRDCSSSPIFFGGAYNDANVSVGRYTTREGTDAFGRDDYLRATVDEVMIFDQALFPEEVRRLYEKGGALWP is encoded by the coding sequence ATGCGAAGCTACACCAGGCAGACACACCCCCATTGTCGAACGCGCCAGACCATCCGGAAACGAAGGCATTGCGGTCCGTCCCGGCTTGTCTTCCTTGCGATGCTGCCGGCGCTGGCCGCGGCCTGGGGCGCCCTGGACGCTCGGCCGGCGCGTGCCGAACGGCTGACCGTTCCGAGCACCGCGCAGGCGCATGCGGCGTATACGGCGCAGCTTGCCGCCGACAGCGAGGCGCAGAAGGCCGAGGCCATCGAGTGGGCCCTTCGACAAGGGGCGCCGATCCGCTGCGACAACGGACAACGGGTCTGTGAGCTGATGGCCCTCACGGACGACAGGCCGCTCTACTATGTCACCGCCAATCTCAACGCCGCCATCAGCCTGCAGACCGACCGCGTCAGGGACATGCTGCCCTGGGATCTCGATGGAGCCGGTCTGGCGGTCGGTGTCTGGGACGCCGCCGGCGCGCGTCAGACGCACCAGGAGTTCCAGGGGCTCAACGGACAATCCCGGATCCGGATCGGAAACTCGTTCGGCACCTCGGCCCACTCGACACACGTGGCCGGCACGGTCGGCGCGACCGGCGTGGTCGCCTCGGCTACAGGCATGGCCCCCGCCGTCGGCGTCGAATCGTACAACTGGAACAACGACACGGGGACCATGAGCCTCCGCGCCGCCCGAACGCCCGGACAGGCCAACGCCATCTACGTGTCCAACCACTCGTACGGCATCCTGGCCGGATGGGAATACCACGCCACCAGTGCGCTCAGCGGCCACGTCGGATGGCACTGGTGGGGCGGCTCGATGGGACCGGGATTCCAGGAGAACTGGTTCGGTCGCTACAGCAGTGTCGCCGCCACCTGGGACCAGTTGGCCCACTACCATGCGTATTATCTGGCCTTTGCGGCGGCAGGAAACGACCGGGCGGACACCCCTGCCGTCGGCGACACCGTCTACTACCGCGCCGGCGGCGGCTGGCACGAGATCGTCTACAGCGAGCAGACGTGCCCTGCGGGAGACGGCGAGGCCAAAGGAGGCTACGACACCATCTCCTTTGCGGCCGTGGCCAAGAACATTATGACCGTAGGGGCCGTGCACAAGGCGGTCTCCCAGGGGGTCCGCAGTCTGGCCCATGCGGCCATGGCCGATTTCAGCAGTTGGGGCCCGACGGACGACGGACGGATCAAGCCGGACATCGTGGCCAACGGCGTCGCCGTCTACTCCACCACCGACTCGTCCGACGACGCCTACGACGCGTACAGTGGCACCAGCATGGCCAGTCCCAACGCCGCCGGGTCGGCGGCCCTGCTCATCCAGCACTATGGCCGGCTGTTCCCAGGCCAGTTCATGCGCTCCAGCACGCTCAAGGGCCTTATCCTCCACACGGCCGACGATCTGGGGCGGCCGGGGCCGGACTATGCGTACGGCTGGGGCCTGATGAACACCAAGACCGCCGTCGAAACGATCACCAGGCACGCCGAGGACCCCCGGGGCGACATCATCCTCGAAGGCCTCTTCGATTGGCGCGGGCCCAACGAACATCGACGCTATTTCGTTGCCGAAGCCGGCGAGCCGATCCGCGTGACGCTCTGCTGGACCGATCCGCCGGGCGCCAGCACGACGAGCCCCGACGACCCGACCCCTCGCCTGGTTCACGATCTCGACCTGCGAGTGATCGGCCCGGACGGATCGACGGTTTACTACCCACACATCCTCAACCCCTCGGAACCGGCCGCACCGGCTACGACCGGCGACAATAACCGCGACAACGTCGAGCAGGTCTGCGTCTTGACGCCAGGCGAGCCGGGGCTCTACGAGGTGCGGGTTTCTCACAAAGGCGCCCTGCGATACGACGAGCAGTATTATTCGCTGATATCCGACCAGCCGCTCTTCCAGGGCCGCCCGCCAAAGGCCGAAGACGTGGCCACCTTCGCATCGCCCGCGCAGCCGGCGACCATCACCCTGGCGGCCGATGACGACGGCCACCCCAACCCGCCGGGCGCATTGACGTACGTGCTGGCCTCGCTGCCCAAGCACGGCACACTCGAAACGGCGGACGGAAACGTGATTGGCCAACTGATGGCGTTGCCGAACCACAGCAACAAGGTGGTCTATCGGGCCCAGGCCGCCTTCACGGGCGAAGATGAGTTCACGTTCTACGTCGACGACGGTGGGACCGCCCCATCCGGGGGGCGCTCCAACATCGCCACCGCGGCCATCGCCGTGCGAAACCTCGTCACAGTCCAGTATCAGGTCAGCGCCTCCAACGACGACGCCTTCGGCGGAGAGGGCTATCAGCTCGCCTCAGGAAGACACCTCTGGGTCGGGCAGTATACCGTTGGCATGCGATTCGAGAATATTGGTATTCCACGGGGCAGTATGATCTTCGCTGCTCATTTGCAGGTCTACTGTGGTGGAAGAGCCAAAGTCAGGGGCGCAATTCACGCGGAGGCGACTGGCGATGCCGTTGATTTCGGCATGAACCATCCCGAGATATGGGAACGGCCGCGAACCGAGGCCTCCGTCCGATGGGACTGGAAGGGGAATGAACCCACCTACCACTGGTACACCAGTCCGGACGCCGCGAAGGTGATCCAGGAGGTCATTGACCGTCCCGACTTCACGAGCGGCAACGCCATTGCTGTGTTATATGTCGGTCTTGAAAGCAGCGGGAACGGCACGTATTTCCATTCCTGGGATCAAGATCCGGGCGAGGCGCCGAAACTGGAGATCGTTTTCGCTCCGCCAGCCGGCGGCTCGCCGGCTTCGTCTGCCGCGTCGCAGACGGGGCAGGCCCCCCCAACGGCACAGAACATGACGCTCTATGCCTCGTCGGGGCAGCCGCTGACGATCCAACTCGACGCGCGCGACGACGGCCGGCCGATGCCGATGCGCTACACGATCGCCTCGCTTCCAAAGCACGGCACGCTGAGTCAGGGCGGCGCGGCGATCGCCGAGCCTGCGACGCTCGCCGGCTCGGCCGGCCAGGTCGTCTACACCCCCGAGGCCGGTTTTGCCGGCGACGACCGCTTCACATTCTATGCCGATGACGGTGGCAGCCGCCCGCGGGGTGGAACGTCCAACACCGCTACGGTGACAGTCCTCGTCAGAGAGATGGTCGCCCGCCGGTTTCAGGTGGCCGCACCGGCCGACGACGCCTTCGGTGCGGCCGGCAATCCCGTCGTCTTCTCCGAGACGCTCAGCATCGGCAAGTACGGCAGCGCCCTGCGTTTCCGCAACATCGACATTCCGCCGGACAGTGAAATCGTCAGCGCCCGCCTGCTGCTCTGCATGGACACCGCCGTCATCTCGCGGGCCATCGAAGGACGTGTCACGGCCGAGGCCGTAGCCGACGCCCGCGACTTCACCGGCAGCAACCGTCGCATCTCCGCACTGCCCACCACAGTCGCATCGGTCCGCTGGACCTGGCAACCCTCGAACGCCTGGGAGTGCGGCGTGTTCTACCCCAGCCCCGATATCGGCCCGGTCATCCAGGAGATCGTCGATCGCCCGGACTGGATGCAGGGCAACGCCCTGGCGATCCTCTACCTGCCCGCCGCCGACTACGGGCAGAGCGTGACGTTCTTCGCCTGCGACGATGCCCACGCGGACCGCGCCGCCCGGCTCGAAGTCATCTACGCCCCCCCTCCGGACGCCGAGCCTCTGGCGCCGTCGTCTGTCGGAAGCCCGCCGGTCGCGCATGATATGGAGGTCGAAACACCCCAGAACACCGCCGCGACCATCGCACTGCGCGCGAGCGACGACGGGCTGCCCGAACAACCCGGCCTGCTGACCTACGAGATTATCAGCCTGCCGGAGCGCGGCACGCTGGAGTATCCCGACGGGACACCGATCGCCGCTCCCGCCAGACTCCGGGCCTTCGGCGACGAGGTCGTCTACCGACCCCCGGCGGGCTTCGCCGGCGTCGATCGCTTCACGTTCCGCGCCAGTGACGGCGGCGCCGCCCCGACCGGCGGCTTCTCGGAACCGGCCACAGTGACGGTGAAGGTCACGCGGGACGGTGTGCCCAGTCCGCTGGGGTACTGGTCCTTTGATGAGAACGCCGGCAACGTGGTCCACGATTCGATCGGCGTCCGTCACGGCACGGTCGTCGGGGCCCAGTGGACGCCGGGGCGATCCGCCTCGGCCCTGGAATTCGACGGCGCAAACGACTACGTGTCGCTGCCGGCCAATGGTACCGGCTGGCTGCCGCGTAACGATTTTGCCCTTGCGCTCTGGGTGCGATTCCGGCAGAGCAATCCCCCCAGTGTAGAGATGCTGCTCGATCTCGACTATGCAAGAGATATCATCGGCGTTTTGACGACGCGCATCAAAGAACCGGCAGGATATGCCCTGATACGACAGAGCAGTCAGAAGATCGCCTTCCACATGACCGGCGTGGATAGGTCACTTGACGATTTGGAGACAACGTTGTCTTTCAGCGACGGTGCGTGGGTTCACATCGTGGCGGTCCGAAATGGCAGCACCCAGGAAATCTACGTCAATGGCCAGCTCGACGGCCGGCGGGACTGTTCATCCAGCCCCATCTTCTTTGGGGGCGCATACAACGACGCCAATGTCAGCGTTGGCCGATATACAACAAGGGAAGGCACTGATGCTTTCGGCCGAGATGACTATCTGCGGGCGACGGTGGACGAAGTGATGATCTTCGACCAGGCCCTCTTTCCGGAGGAGGTGCGCCGGCTCTATGAGAAGGGCGGCGCCCTCTGGCCTTGA